Proteins from one Chroococcidiopsis sp. CCMEE 29 genomic window:
- a CDS encoding AraC family transcriptional regulator has translation MTDALIVDRCRELATLIDRHTDGKGDGFHQTRIAPLGFGRESLTGRMRHGVSTPMLAIVVQGKKGAALGEEIYRYGEAQYLVVSVDQPISGFIIEATPDRPYLGFKLDLDPRELCEIIALHTTALAKPLRMRIAAKKETSVRGFFTSTADVSLLDCALRLTRLLDTPQDIPILAPMMIREIYYRLLIGEQSEAVRQIATSGSNMQRIATVIQSIKVDFTKPMRVADLAEQASMSPSSFHHHFKQVTSMSPLQYQKQLRLLEARRLMLAENYNAITAAERVGYESPSQFSREYARLFGAPPIQDIERLLSVG, from the coding sequence ATGACAGACGCACTAATCGTCGATCGATGTCGAGAACTAGCCACCCTGATCGACCGCCACACCGATGGCAAGGGTGATGGTTTTCACCAAACGAGGATCGCACCGCTGGGATTTGGTCGTGAATCTTTGACTGGCAGGATGCGGCATGGTGTGAGCACCCCAATGCTGGCGATCGTTGTTCAGGGTAAAAAAGGTGCAGCGCTGGGTGAGGAAATCTATCGGTATGGTGAGGCGCAATATCTGGTTGTTTCAGTCGATCAACCGATTAGCGGATTTATTATCGAAGCGACCCCCGATCGCCCCTATTTAGGATTCAAACTAGATCTTGACCCGCGCGAACTCTGTGAGATTATTGCTCTCCACACCACTGCGTTGGCAAAGCCTCTGAGAATGAGAATCGCGGCTAAGAAAGAAACTTCAGTCCGAGGCTTTTTCACCAGCACCGCCGACGTATCATTGCTCGATTGTGCGCTGCGACTGACCCGATTATTGGATACCCCCCAAGATATTCCGATCCTGGCTCCGATGATGATTCGCGAAATCTACTACCGCTTGTTAATCGGCGAACAAAGTGAAGCAGTTCGTCAGATTGCGACATCGGGTAGCAACATGCAGCGGATCGCAACAGTAATCCAAAGCATCAAGGTGGATTTTACCAAACCAATGCGAGTTGCCGATCTAGCCGAGCAAGCCAGCATGTCGCCTTCATCTTTCCATCACCATTTTAAGCAAGTAACATCTATGAGTCCGCTGCAATATCAAAAGCAGCTTCGGCTCCTAGAGGCTCGTCGGCTCATGCTGGCGGAAAATTACAATGCGATTACAGCTGCCGAGCGGGTCGGCTATGAAAGTCCATCTCAGTTTAGCCGAGAATATGCCCGCCTATTTGGTGCGCCGCCCATTCAGGATATCGAGCGTTTACTCTCAGTTGGATAA
- a CDS encoding IS6 family transposase (programmed frameshift), producing the protein MNPKHPFKWRHFQSDIILLCVRWYIRYPLSYRNLEEMMQERGLTVDHTTIYRWVQAYAPKLDKRCRVHLKPTNDSWRIDETYIEIKGEWKYLYRAVDSLGFTLDFMLSAKRDSRAAERFFRKALKSAHNWEPRVINVDKNAAYPPAIDSLTKDQTLPKTTQLRPVKYLNNIVEQDHRFIKRLVNPGMGFGSFNTARRTLRGYEAMNMIRKGQIQGVEKGDVMGQAEFVSQIFGVAA; encoded by the exons ATGAACCCAAAGCACCCGTTCAAATGGCGTCACTTCCAATCTGACATCATCTTGCTGTGTGTAAGGTGGTATATCCGTTATCCTTTGAGCTACCGAAACTTGGAAGAAATGATGCAGGAACGGGGACTCACAGTAGATCACACAACGATATATCGCTGGGTCCAGGCTTATGCTCCGA AACTGGACAAGCGATGCAGAGTTCACCTGAAACCCACTAACGATTCTTGGCGGATTGATGAGACATATATCGAAATCAAGGGAGAATGGAAGTATCTGTATCGGGCAGTGGATTCGCTTGGCTTCACCCTGGATTTCATGTTGAGCGCCAAAAGGGATTCACGGGCTGCAGAACGCTTTTTCCGTAAAGCTTTAAAGTCTGCTCATAACTGGGAGCCGCGAGTCATAAATGTAGATAAGAATGCGGCTTATCCTCCGGCAATTGACTCACTCACCAAAGACCAAACTCTTCCGAAAACTACCCAACTACGACCAGTTAAGTACCTCAACAACATTGTCGAACAAGACCATCGGTTCATCAAACGACTAGTTAATCCAGGGATGGGGTTTGGCTCATTCAACACAGCCCGGCGAACATTGAGAGGGTACGAGGCAATGAACATGATCCGCAAAGGACAAATTCAGGGAGTTGAAAAAGGTGACGTAATGGGTCAAGCAGAATTCGTGTCTCAAATTTTTGGAGTTGCTGCATAA
- a CDS encoding nucleotidyltransferase domain-containing protein encodes MNQQLPQFIHRIVDRLQSIQGIAAIALGGSRARGNHTHKSDVDLGIYYQPENPLDLIALNHLASELDDNHRANLITPIGEWGKWINGGGWLQVEGVSVDFLYRDVVQVNRVIGDCHAGQITIDYQPGHPHGFVSSIYMGEVAICLSLHDPYGVLDALKAKTNPYPIGLKQATINTFAWEISFSLLIAQKAIARGDVAYAAGCCFRSVACMNQVLFALNEEYLLNEKGAVALANSFALCPQNYQQRVESVFALLAVDAQSIMDAIAILEGIEHDLSQWYGNRRLVV; translated from the coding sequence ATGAATCAGCAATTGCCTCAGTTCATCCACCGCATTGTTGATCGTTTGCAGTCAATTCAGGGAATTGCAGCTATTGCTCTAGGTGGTTCAAGGGCACGAGGCAACCATACACACAAGTCAGATGTGGATCTAGGAATTTATTACCAGCCAGAGAATCCGCTTGATCTGATTGCTCTAAATCACCTCGCCTCTGAACTTGACGACAACCATCGCGCAAATCTAATCACCCCAATTGGTGAATGGGGAAAATGGATTAATGGCGGTGGTTGGCTACAGGTAGAAGGTGTATCTGTAGATTTTCTCTATCGTGATGTGGTTCAGGTTAATCGTGTCATTGGTGATTGCCATGCTGGCCAAATCACTATTGATTACCAACCAGGACATCCACACGGCTTTGTGTCTTCTATTTATATGGGTGAAGTTGCCATTTGTCTGTCACTTCACGATCCGTATGGCGTTTTAGACGCTTTAAAGGCTAAGACAAACCCTTATCCTATTGGGCTTAAACAAGCAACTATTAATACTTTTGCCTGGGAAATTAGTTTTTCACTGTTAATTGCACAAAAGGCAATTGCACGCGGTGATGTTGCCTATGCAGCCGGTTGCTGTTTCCGCAGCGTAGCTTGTATGAATCAGGTATTATTTGCACTCAATGAAGAGTACCTATTGAATGAGAAAGGCGCGGTAGCACTTGCCAACAGCTTTGCGCTCTGTCCACAGAACTATCAACAACGGGTTGAGTCAGTGTTTGCTTTGTTAGCGGTTGATGCACAATCAATCATGGATGCGATCGCAATTCTTGAAGGAATTGAGCATGATTTGAGTCAATGGTATGGCAATCGTCGGTTAGTCGTGTAA
- a CDS encoding N-acetyltransferase has translation MPHNKPMHPTAEGLSVGHSRLSAAGDWELLALHVGSPVNCMITVRQERLEDIDAVRHVNEQAFGRPQEAALVDLLRVQAQPFVSLVAVEDEQVVGHIFFSPVKIEGSNCVGRAMGLAPMGILPNYQRRGIGSLLVREGLLACQRTGFDVVVVLGHPDYYPRFGFMVASEEGLRCEYEVPDEAFMVAELRPGALSGIEGLVKYDEAFRAV, from the coding sequence ATGCCACACAACAAACCCATGCACCCGACTGCCGAAGGATTATCTGTTGGGCATTCAAGGTTGTCTGCGGCAGGTGATTGGGAGCTTTTGGCGCTTCATGTGGGGTCACCAGTTAATTGCATGATTACAGTCCGTCAAGAGAGGTTAGAAGATATTGATGCTGTGCGTCATGTTAACGAACAAGCCTTTGGCCGCCCTCAAGAAGCTGCTTTAGTTGACCTGTTGCGTGTACAAGCTCAGCCCTTTGTCTCGCTCGTCGCCGTCGAGGATGAGCAAGTTGTTGGGCATATCTTCTTTAGTCCGGTCAAGATTGAGGGCAGTAATTGTGTAGGGCGGGCGATGGGGCTCGCTCCGATGGGCATTCTGCCTAACTATCAGCGGCGTGGCATCGGCTCACTGTTAGTTCGCGAAGGGCTGCTCGCATGTCAGCGCACAGGCTTTGATGTTGTAGTGGTGCTCGGGCATCCTGATTACTACCCGCGCTTCGGGTTTATGGTAGCCAGCGAGGAGGGGTTGAGATGCGAGTATGAGGTGCCGGATGAAGCGTTTATGGTGGCGGAGTTGAGGCCGGGTGCGCTCAGCGGTATTGAAGGCTTAGTCAAGTATGACGAAGCGTTTAGAGCCGTTTGA
- a CDS encoding dihydrofolate reductase family protein, translating into MKTQYYTATSLDGFIADSQNSLDWLFQFGKAEDGSYLNFIRKVGAIAMGSTTYEWILNHHINEGADHPQAWPYEQPTWVFTSRILPVVKGADVRFVKGDVRSVHQEMMAVAGNRNVWLVGGGDLVGQFHDRGLLDEVIVSIASVTLGSGAPLLPRRITTPGLKLLSTRVYGDAFVELHYKVPRPRR; encoded by the coding sequence ATGAAAACTCAGTATTACACTGCCACCAGCTTGGATGGCTTCATTGCTGATTCACAGAATTCTTTGGATTGGCTCTTTCAGTTCGGCAAAGCCGAAGATGGCAGCTACCTTAATTTCATCCGCAAAGTTGGTGCCATAGCAATGGGTTCGACGACTTACGAATGGATTCTAAACCATCACATCAATGAAGGAGCCGACCACCCGCAAGCATGGCCTTATGAGCAACCAACTTGGGTATTCACCTCTCGCATTCTGCCTGTCGTCAAAGGAGCGGATGTCAGATTCGTCAAAGGCGATGTTCGCTCTGTGCATCAAGAGATGATGGCGGTAGCAGGCAATAGGAATGTTTGGCTTGTGGGCGGTGGTGACTTGGTCGGTCAATTTCACGATCGTGGGTTGCTTGATGAGGTGATTGTTTCGATTGCGTCAGTGACACTTGGCAGTGGGGCACCATTGTTACCGCGTAGGATCACTACGCCTGGGTTAAAACTTTTATCTACAAGGGTTTATGGCGATGCCTTTGTGGAGCTTCATTATAAAGTTCCTCGCCCGCGCCGATGA
- a CDS encoding AraC family transcriptional regulator, protein MTDLGKNNSPLVLPHPPILASDCANWKNIQFAHFRQPPCDVPEHMSPRHIICLNVGKPVRLEQVVDEQNETVYSVPGDLAIYPAYLSQQFHWDKEAEFFNLFLEPSFLTTVGYDVFGSDRLELIPHLGSLFDPLVQQIGFALKTSLEIDGKNSNLYADSIAYALVVHLLSRYSTNSRQIKTITGGFTQQQWKQIVDFIDANLDRNISLTELAKILQLSPYHFAHLFKKSTNTSPHQYLIRCRIERAKQLIVMGNLSLAAIAQTVGFASQGHFTYHFKRLVGVTPKVFHSRAQER, encoded by the coding sequence GTGACTGATCTTGGCAAAAACAATTCACCTCTAGTCCTCCCCCATCCACCGATTTTGGCTAGTGATTGTGCTAACTGGAAAAACATTCAGTTTGCTCATTTCCGGCAACCACCCTGCGATGTTCCAGAACATATGTCGCCCCGGCATATTATTTGTCTGAATGTCGGTAAGCCTGTTCGACTAGAGCAAGTAGTCGATGAACAAAATGAGACAGTTTACTCAGTGCCAGGAGATCTGGCAATTTACCCAGCCTATCTTAGCCAACAGTTCCACTGGGACAAAGAAGCTGAGTTTTTCAATCTGTTCTTAGAACCGTCTTTTCTGACTACTGTTGGTTATGACGTGTTTGGGAGCGATCGCCTTGAACTCATTCCGCATCTTGGTTCCCTGTTCGATCCATTAGTTCAGCAGATTGGCTTTGCGCTTAAAACATCCTTAGAAATTGATGGGAAAAACAGCAATCTTTATGCTGACTCGATAGCATATGCACTTGTCGTTCATCTTTTATCTAGATATTCAACTAACTCACGTCAAATAAAAACCATCACCGGTGGTTTTACTCAGCAGCAATGGAAACAAATTGTTGATTTTATAGATGCAAATTTGGATAGAAATATTAGCTTAACTGAATTAGCGAAGATTTTGCAGTTGAGTCCATATCATTTTGCCCATCTGTTCAAGAAATCAACTAATACTTCACCTCATCAATATTTAATTCGTTGTCGGATTGAACGGGCTAAACAATTAATAGTCATGGGCAATTTATCGCTTGCTGCAATTGCTCAGACTGTTGGTTTTGCTAGCCAAGGACATTTCACCTACCATTTCAAACGTCTTGTGGGAGTCACCCCCAAAGTTTTTCACAGCCGAGCGCAAGAACGTTGA
- a CDS encoding IS4 family transposase: MLPQFYQTCFQKLLTPTQYKMLQILLLLLQFHKTVTMEKLATVFPQPIRFESRRRSIQRFLLLPQLSIQFLWFPLLKHWVKIRKFKQGKRLTFAIDRTQWRDQNVFIISLIEDKRAIPVYWQLLPKQGASNLQEQKALIRPVLRLFKGYRLLLLGDREFHSVKLANWLQSKEIDFVLRQKQDTYVRQSNSSYQPLSTLGLVPGVSFFYQGIQATKQKGFGLFNLAGYYPRKYRGKVEPCGWYLLTNLNTIDAAIIAFKCRSGIEAMFKDCKTGGYNLESSHASGQRLMALILLIAIADTCTVLAGRQWRQKGLQKYMGRLQQLKRSHRRHSAFWLGLYGCLWVGAIEFWHDLASELMHLKLNKLPYFQQGLRAMTLIQSTL; encoded by the coding sequence ATGCTGCCTCAATTCTATCAAACCTGCTTCCAAAAACTACTCACTCCAACACAGTACAAGATGCTACAAATCTTGTTGCTCCTACTGCAATTCCATAAAACAGTCACGATGGAAAAACTGGCAACGGTATTTCCTCAACCGATTCGATTTGAAAGTCGCCGTCGCAGCATACAAAGATTCTTGCTCTTGCCACAACTGAGTATTCAATTCCTCTGGTTTCCCTTACTCAAACACTGGGTCAAAATTAGAAAATTTAAACAAGGGAAACGATTGACATTTGCCATAGATAGAACGCAGTGGCGCGACCAAAACGTTTTCATCATCAGTTTAATTGAAGACAAGCGAGCAATTCCTGTGTACTGGCAATTGTTACCAAAACAAGGAGCTAGCAATCTTCAAGAACAAAAAGCATTGATTCGTCCAGTGTTAAGGTTATTCAAGGGATATCGATTGTTACTATTAGGCGACCGGGAATTTCATAGTGTAAAACTTGCCAATTGGTTACAGAGCAAGGAAATTGATTTTGTACTGCGGCAAAAACAAGATACCTATGTCCGTCAGTCAAACTCCTCATATCAACCTCTAAGCACTTTAGGATTAGTACCAGGGGTATCCTTTTTTTATCAGGGCATTCAAGCTACTAAGCAAAAAGGTTTTGGCTTGTTTAACTTAGCCGGATATTACCCACGTAAATATCGAGGGAAAGTCGAACCATGCGGATGGTATCTGTTGACTAACCTCAACACCATCGATGCTGCAATCATTGCATTTAAGTGTCGTAGTGGCATTGAGGCTATGTTTAAAGATTGTAAAACTGGTGGCTATAACTTGGAATCTTCTCATGCCTCTGGGCAGCGGTTGATGGCGCTAATTTTGCTGATTGCCATTGCTGATACTTGTACTGTTTTAGCTGGTCGTCAATGGCGACAAAAGGGATTACAAAAATATATGGGGCGGCTGCAACAATTAAAGCGTTCGCATCGACGGCATAGTGCATTCTGGCTTGGTTTGTATGGTTGCTTATGGGTGGGTGCAATCGAGTTTTGGCACGATTTGGCTTCTGAGTTAATGCACTTGAAGCTCAATAAACTGCCATATTTTCAGCAAGGTCTACGTGCTATGACTCTTATCCAATCTACTTTGTAA
- a CDS encoding nuclear transport factor 2 family protein, whose amino-acid sequence MTYLFLLQNAATFLPQYFLPLCHPVRYQGLAGAKRHVEGAAQTWDRLQPSAERKMDAVFLDAGDYVVALWRLKGLIPSSGRKLDLPAVSVYKMRGGKIVESQMFHEDTFAILQFLEGDMHFVGQASHIV is encoded by the coding sequence TTGACCTATCTTTTTTTACTGCAAAACGCTGCAACTTTCCTCCCGCAATACTTTTTACCTCTTTGTCACCCCGTCAGATATCAGGGTCTCGCAGGCGCGAAGCGACACGTCGAAGGCGCTGCCCAGACTTGGGATCGCCTCCAACCATCAGCCGAGAGGAAAATGGATGCAGTCTTTCTAGATGCAGGAGATTATGTCGTCGCCCTTTGGCGGCTGAAAGGGCTAATACCCAGTAGCGGAAGAAAACTCGATCTGCCAGCTGTAAGCGTCTATAAAATGCGCGGTGGCAAGATCGTCGAATCGCAGATGTTTCATGAGGATACATTTGCGATCCTACAATTCCTAGAGGGTGATATGCACTTTGTAGGTCAAGCTTCACATATCGTTTGA
- a CDS encoding molybdopterin dinucleotide binding domain-containing protein — protein sequence MDACLAVPAAPLVSNAAGIARLIPRCSSLPLRVSTVPRWGLSHRDLAREYATAQPSVIRLGVALEKQAGGGQGVRAICCLSALVGAWRYLGGGLLQAPMWPFPIRWDVVHRPEFIKPGTRIVNQWQLGAALTGELHLDPPIKALFVYNCNPVTQSAEQDKIVAGLARSDLFTVVSEQFLTDTADYADIVLPATTQIENWDLMFSWGHTYVTLNQPAIAPVGEAVANAELFRRLAARMGFAEECFGLSDEQLLQQVLDWSAPVMEGIDLELLQRQGYAKLKIAPVPHAEGNFPTPSGKCEFKSTTAIDSNFVLPAFRQGCEAYQPGTPLDPLPNYTPQRESAPSNPELASRYPLSLLSAKPHQFVNSCFANLPKHQKLQGEPKLIINPKDASNRGITEDQSIKVFNDRGAFQVRVHVSDITRPGVVVAPLGYWRKLSLAGNTINAATASTYADMGHAAAVGDCLVEVAAIN from the coding sequence ATGGATGCGTGTCTAGCAGTTCCAGCTGCTCCTCTTGTGTCCAACGCGGCTGGGATTGCAAGATTAATTCCCCGTTGTAGTAGCTTGCCCCTTCGGGTTTCCACAGTTCCTCGTTGGGGTCTAAGTCACAGGGATCTAGCGCGGGAATATGCCACAGCTCAACCATCAGTCATCCGCCTGGGAGTGGCGCTGGAGAAGCAAGCAGGGGGCGGACAAGGAGTCCGGGCAATCTGCTGCTTATCAGCGCTAGTAGGTGCATGGCGATACCTGGGAGGAGGACTGCTACAAGCTCCGATGTGGCCCTTCCCCATCCGCTGGGATGTCGTGCATCGTCCTGAGTTCATCAAACCTGGCACCCGCATTGTCAACCAGTGGCAACTAGGTGCAGCGCTAACGGGAGAACTGCACCTCGACCCACCCATCAAGGCATTGTTTGTCTACAACTGCAATCCAGTAACTCAATCAGCCGAACAGGATAAGATTGTCGCTGGTTTAGCGAGGTCAGATTTGTTTACTGTAGTCAGCGAACAATTTCTGACTGATACTGCTGACTATGCCGATATTGTGCTGCCAGCCACCACCCAAATCGAGAACTGGGATTTAATGTTTTCTTGGGGGCATACTTATGTGACTTTGAACCAGCCAGCGATCGCTCCTGTAGGAGAAGCCGTAGCGAACGCCGAACTTTTCCGCCGTCTAGCTGCCCGGATGGGATTTGCAGAAGAATGCTTTGGGCTGAGTGATGAACAGTTGCTCCAGCAGGTTCTCGATTGGTCAGCGCCAGTGATGGAGGGCATAGATCTAGAACTACTCCAGCGCCAAGGCTACGCCAAGTTGAAAATTGCGCCAGTTCCCCATGCCGAAGGCAATTTTCCTACTCCTTCGGGTAAGTGTGAGTTCAAGTCTACAACGGCAATCGATAGCAACTTTGTACTACCTGCGTTTCGCCAAGGATGTGAAGCGTATCAACCAGGAACTCCCCTAGATCCGCTCCCCAACTATACACCGCAGCGGGAATCAGCGCCGAGCAACCCAGAACTAGCAAGCCGCTATCCCCTCAGTTTGCTATCGGCTAAACCACACCAGTTTGTTAACTCTTGCTTTGCCAATCTCCCCAAGCACCAAAAGCTTCAGGGAGAGCCAAAATTGATTATTAACCCGAAAGATGCTAGTAATCGGGGCATTACCGAAGATCAGAGCATCAAGGTATTCAACGATAGAGGAGCGTTCCAGGTAAGGGTGCACGTTAGCGATATTACCCGACCTGGTGTTGTCGTTGCACCTCTGGGCTACTGGCGCAAGCTTAGCTTGGCTGGCAATACAATTAATGCCGCGACCGCATCAACTTATGCGGACATGGGCCATGCTGCCGCAGTTGGGGATTGTCTAGTTGAGGTAGCTGCCATTAACTAG
- a CDS encoding phosphodiester glycosidase family protein has protein sequence MKILITKSKASLVKIAAIYLAVPFTLTLAVVESRSSNANPAQYWSERNSQSLPLGRPNLTESRQSTQITPGVTHTVIVRGRHSDRDVYTVDVAFQATAQAAQEIADSLSSQGYQPYIQPIVERALDDLKPSKLGYLVRVGAFAKEAEAMNLREQLAASGYSGLRVVYTGEDGGKTTGPWVVNVLEVDPAQFKGKVTAALGTDIVPGNEPLRQISARTQALAAVNGGYFVIQAADGTPGDLAGISVIDGKLVSEAVNGRTSLILSSNSGKDARVAAIATQQTATASDGATREVDGLNRKPGLIRGCGGVGGDEPTENPKHDFTCTDSSELIQFTPAFGQTTESGLGAEAALDASGRAIEFRSQRGGEIPSGGSVLSGTGDAAEWLKAYAQPGSKIVIDTRVYANGEQLQLGGMLDVINGGPQLLRDGKIEITTDAEGFNWQENPEFYYRFGVRRNPRTLAGITATGKLLLVTVDGRQPGWSVGASFVESAKIMRSLGAEDAVNLDGGGSTAITINQQLVNRPSDATGERPIADAITIWP, from the coding sequence ATGAAAATTCTGATAACCAAATCGAAAGCTAGTCTAGTCAAGATTGCAGCTATTTACTTGGCAGTTCCCTTCACATTAACACTGGCAGTCGTCGAGTCACGCTCTAGCAATGCCAACCCAGCACAGTACTGGAGCGAGCGCAACTCACAGTCTCTTCCTCTAGGAAGACCCAATTTAACTGAATCTAGGCAGTCAACCCAAATTACGCCTGGTGTTACCCATACTGTTATTGTCAGAGGTAGACACTCAGACCGCGATGTATATACGGTTGATGTAGCTTTCCAAGCTACTGCCCAAGCAGCGCAAGAGATTGCTGATTCTTTAAGCAGCCAAGGATACCAGCCATACATTCAGCCAATCGTAGAAAGGGCGCTAGACGACCTGAAGCCGAGTAAACTTGGCTATCTTGTCCGCGTTGGGGCTTTTGCCAAAGAAGCCGAAGCGATGAATTTACGAGAGCAGCTTGCAGCATCTGGCTATTCAGGACTGCGGGTTGTTTACACTGGTGAAGATGGGGGAAAAACTACGGGTCCTTGGGTTGTGAATGTGTTGGAGGTAGACCCAGCCCAGTTTAAGGGTAAAGTTACTGCTGCACTCGGCACTGATATTGTCCCTGGTAACGAGCCACTCAGACAGATATCAGCTCGAACTCAAGCATTGGCAGCAGTAAACGGAGGTTACTTTGTGATCCAAGCAGCCGATGGGACTCCAGGTGACTTAGCAGGCATTTCAGTCATTGACGGCAAGCTGGTGAGTGAAGCGGTGAATGGTAGGACAAGTTTGATCCTCTCCTCTAACTCTGGTAAAGATGCTCGTGTAGCCGCGATCGCAACCCAACAAACAGCGACGGCAAGCGATGGGGCAACACGGGAAGTTGATGGACTCAACCGCAAGCCAGGTTTAATTCGAGGCTGCGGCGGTGTCGGTGGAGACGAACCTACGGAAAATCCGAAGCACGACTTTACTTGTACTGATAGCAGCGAGTTGATTCAGTTTACACCTGCATTTGGACAAACTACCGAATCTGGGTTGGGAGCGGAAGCCGCACTTGATGCGTCAGGTCGGGCGATCGAATTTCGCTCGCAGCGGGGAGGGGAGATTCCGAGTGGTGGTTCTGTTTTATCCGGCACGGGTGATGCTGCCGAGTGGTTGAAAGCCTATGCACAGCCAGGTTCAAAGATTGTCATTGATACTCGCGTTTATGCTAATGGAGAACAGTTGCAGCTAGGAGGAATGCTAGATGTAATCAACGGTGGTCCTCAATTGTTACGCGATGGAAAAATTGAAATTACTACTGACGCTGAAGGATTCAACTGGCAGGAAAATCCAGAGTTTTATTATAGATTTGGAGTAAGACGTAATCCTCGGACACTAGCAGGAATCACAGCAACAGGAAAGCTGCTTTTGGTCACAGTTGATGGTCGGCAGCCAGGGTGGAGTGTTGGTGCAAGTTTTGTAGAAAGTGCCAAAATTATGCGCTCGCTTGGTGCAGAAGATGCTGTTAATCTTGATGGCGGTGGCTCTACAGCCATAACTATTAACCAGCAACTAGTTAACCGTCCATCTGACGCTACTGGAGAACGACCGATTGCCGACGCTATTACAATCTGGCCCTAG
- a CDS encoding phosphatidylinositol-specific phospholipase C/glycerophosphodiester phosphodiesterase family protein: MKKFIYILAIGALATGGWASQAYADTFPTPAQQAVPRTHAHNDYEHEYPLFDALNNGFVSVESDIWLYGTDLRVAHDPVDDPTELPTLEKLYLSPLQNLAEQANNGGIYADGTPITLLVDIKSEGISTYQRLNDVLSDYATQSPGLFTTYTKNPSGDYDVKQGAVNVIISGNRPRDYMQSQELRYTAYDGRKSDIGTNNAAAFIPVISDNWNNFFTGDLAWDGTGSIPDDTKAALQDIVAQVHDEDKILRFWNLPQDAPSVWGPLYDAGVDLINTDDLDGLSQYIQNRETQAVPEPSSTVALWGVLGVSAVLTMKKHFKSLTASTANRKAN; this comes from the coding sequence ATGAAGAAGTTCATCTATATATTGGCTATTGGTGCGCTCGCTACAGGTGGCTGGGCTAGTCAAGCCTATGCTGATACATTTCCCACACCAGCCCAGCAAGCAGTGCCGCGTACCCATGCCCATAACGACTACGAACACGAGTACCCGCTCTTCGATGCCCTTAACAACGGATTTGTGAGTGTTGAATCTGATATCTGGCTTTACGGTACTGACCTGCGTGTTGCTCACGACCCAGTAGATGACCCGACAGAACTACCTACGCTTGAAAAGCTGTATCTAAGTCCACTACAAAACTTGGCAGAGCAAGCGAATAACGGTGGCATTTACGCCGATGGTACGCCTATAACTTTGTTAGTTGATATTAAGAGTGAGGGAATTTCGACTTATCAGCGGCTGAACGATGTCTTGTCCGACTATGCAACTCAAAGCCCTGGATTGTTCACTACCTATACTAAAAATCCCTCTGGTGACTACGACGTGAAACAGGGAGCGGTTAACGTCATTATTTCTGGCAATCGACCGCGAGATTATATGCAATCGCAGGAGCTTCGCTACACTGCTTACGATGGTCGCAAGAGTGACATTGGCACGAACAATGCAGCTGCATTCATTCCTGTGATCAGCGACAACTGGAATAATTTCTTTACTGGTGACCTGGCATGGGACGGTACGGGCAGCATTCCTGATGATACCAAGGCAGCCCTACAAGATATCGTGGCTCAGGTACACGATGAAGACAAAATTCTGCGGTTTTGGAATCTGCCACAAGATGCACCTAGTGTTTGGGGACCGCTGTACGATGCTGGTGTCGATCTGATTAATACTGACGATCTCGATGGGTTATCCCAATACATCCAAAACCGCGAAACTCAAGCTGTACCGGAACCATCGTCCACTGTTGCACTTTGGGGTGTGTTAGGCGTATCAGCAGTACTGACAATGAAAAAGCATTTTAAGTCACTAACTGCTTCCACAGCTAATCGGAAAGCCAACTGA